One Acutalibacter muris DNA window includes the following coding sequences:
- a CDS encoding V-type ATP synthase subunit A, translating into MSNGTIKKIAGPLVIAKGMRDANMFDVVRVSERRLIGEIIEIHGDEASIQVYEETSGLAPGEPVESTGVPMSVELGPGLITSIYDGIQRPLDDIMKISGNNLQRGVEVPSLKRDLEWDFVPTKKAGDEVAPGDIIGTVQETEVVSHKIMVPVGIEGKITEIKAGKYKVTDMVATVETKDGPKQVGLMQKWPVRQGRPYKQKLSPNMPLVTGQRVVDTMFPIAKGGVAAVPGPFGSGKTVIQHQLAKWAEADIVVYIGCGERGNEMTDVLNEFPELVDPKTGKSLMERTVLIANTSDMPVAAREASVYTGITIAEYFRDMGYSVALMADSTSRWAEALREMSGRLEEMPGEEGYPTYLGSRLAQFYERAGYVKTLGGDDREGSLSVIGAVSPSGGDNSDPVVQATLRIVKVFWGLDSALAQQRHFPAINWLTSYSLYLDNIAEWFNNKVAPDWIDMRTKLMGLLQDESELQEIVQLVGMDALSAPERLKLEVARSIREDFLHQNSFDEVDTYTPLDKQHKMMQLIAAYYDKALAALNAGADIQKLIDLPVREQIGRYKYTLPENAASTFDQVMTELDKEVNEAKNAKEDF; encoded by the coding sequence CGGGGAGCCGGTGGAATCCACCGGCGTGCCCATGAGCGTGGAGCTTGGGCCCGGCCTTATCACCAGCATTTATGACGGCATCCAGCGCCCGCTGGACGACATCATGAAGATCTCCGGCAACAACCTCCAGCGCGGCGTTGAGGTTCCCTCTCTGAAGCGGGACCTGGAGTGGGACTTCGTTCCCACCAAGAAGGCCGGCGACGAGGTAGCTCCCGGCGACATCATCGGCACCGTGCAGGAAACAGAAGTGGTTTCTCACAAGATAATGGTGCCCGTGGGCATCGAGGGCAAGATAACCGAGATAAAGGCCGGAAAGTACAAGGTCACCGACATGGTGGCCACCGTGGAGACCAAGGACGGCCCCAAGCAGGTGGGCCTTATGCAGAAGTGGCCTGTCCGCCAGGGGCGGCCCTATAAGCAGAAGCTCTCCCCCAATATGCCCCTGGTCACCGGCCAGCGGGTGGTGGACACCATGTTCCCCATCGCAAAGGGCGGCGTGGCGGCGGTCCCCGGCCCCTTCGGCTCGGGCAAGACCGTTATCCAGCACCAGCTGGCAAAGTGGGCGGAGGCTGATATCGTGGTCTATATCGGCTGCGGCGAGCGCGGCAACGAGATGACCGACGTTCTGAACGAGTTCCCGGAGCTGGTGGACCCCAAAACCGGCAAGTCCCTGATGGAGCGCACGGTGCTTATCGCCAACACCTCCGATATGCCCGTGGCGGCCCGGGAGGCCTCCGTCTACACCGGCATCACCATCGCCGAATATTTCCGCGACATGGGCTACTCCGTGGCCCTGATGGCCGACTCCACCTCCCGCTGGGCCGAGGCCCTTCGAGAGATGTCCGGCCGTCTGGAGGAGATGCCTGGCGAGGAGGGCTACCCCACATACCTTGGCAGCCGTCTTGCGCAGTTCTACGAGCGCGCCGGCTATGTCAAGACTCTGGGCGGCGACGACCGCGAGGGCTCCCTGTCCGTTATCGGCGCTGTCTCCCCCTCCGGCGGCGACAACTCCGACCCGGTGGTTCAGGCTACCCTGCGTATAGTAAAGGTGTTCTGGGGCCTGGATTCCGCTCTGGCCCAGCAGCGCCACTTCCCGGCCATCAACTGGCTGACCAGCTATTCACTGTACCTGGACAATATCGCAGAGTGGTTTAACAACAAGGTTGCCCCGGACTGGATAGATATGCGTACAAAGCTTATGGGGCTTTTGCAGGACGAATCTGAATTGCAGGAAATCGTACAGCTGGTCGGTATGGACGCTTTGAGCGCCCCCGAGCGCCTGAAGCTGGAGGTCGCAAGGTCTATCCGCGAGGACTTCCTGCACCAGAACTCCTTCGACGAGGTGGACACCTACACTCCCCTTGACAAGCAGCACAAGATGATGCAGCTGATAGCCGCCTACTACGACAAGGCTTTGGCCGCCCTGAACGCCGGGGCAGATATCCAGAAGCTCATCGACCTGCCGGTTAGAGAGCAGATAGGCCGCTATAAGTACACCCTGCCCGAGAACGCTGCCTCCACCTTTGACCAGGTGATGACAGAGCTCGATAAGGAAGTAAACGAAGCTAAAAACGCAAAGGAGGACTTCTAA